In Urechidicola croceus, a single window of DNA contains:
- a CDS encoding carbonic anhydrase family protein: MKAHTKETQATMTPAKSLQELKEGNIRFQKNLKANRNLLEQVSDTSKGQFPFATILSCIDSRVSSELIFDQGIGDIFSARVAGNFVNEDILGSMEFACKLAGTNLVVVLGHTSCGAVKGACDDAKLGNLTSMLAKIKPAVDAVEEPKDASLRNSKNIDFVNTVAAKNVQLTIENIRKDSEVLAEMEKKGEIKIVGAMYDINSGAVEFYQ, from the coding sequence ATGAAAGCACATACAAAAGAAACACAAGCAACAATGACTCCAGCGAAGTCATTACAAGAATTAAAAGAAGGAAACATTCGTTTTCAAAAAAACTTAAAAGCAAATAGAAATTTGCTTGAGCAGGTAAGTGATACTAGTAAAGGACAATTTCCATTTGCTACAATATTAAGTTGTATAGATTCAAGAGTATCATCAGAACTAATATTTGATCAAGGAATAGGAGATATTTTTAGTGCAAGAGTCGCAGGAAATTTTGTAAATGAAGACATTCTTGGAAGTATGGAATTTGCATGTAAGTTAGCAGGAACAAACTTAGTCGTTGTATTGGGTCATACAAGTTGTGGAGCCGTAAAAGGTGCATGTGATGATGCTAAATTAGGAAACTTAACTAGTATGCTTGCAAAGATTAAACCTGCAGTTGACGCTGTTGAGGAGCCAAAAGATGCGAGTTTACGTAATTCTAAAAATATAGATTTTGTGAACACTGTCGCAGCTAAAAATGTTCAATTGACAATTGAAAATATAAGAAAAGATAGTGAGGTACTTGCAGAAATGGAAAAGAAAGGCGAAATTAAAATCGTTGGAGCAATGTATGATATCAACAGTGGTGCAGTAGAATTTTATCAATAA
- a CDS encoding DUF2490 domain-containing protein codes for MKFKLQIKLKTVVLTLMLMLPFMAISQESNFGNWLIYIGNKKLNNNWNIHNEIQYRNYDAIGDLEQLLLRTGLGYTFNEGKNNALLGYGYISSKNYIGDTDDKLTVNEHRIFQQLTSKQKVGIVGLNHRYRFEQRFVESDFKMRFRYFLGVTVPLNKKVIEAKSIYASVYNEIFLNTKSSIFDRNRVYAGIGYKLNNSVRLEAGYMNQFFETSSRDQFNIISFINF; via the coding sequence ATGAAATTCAAATTACAAATAAAGCTTAAAACGGTAGTGTTAACTTTGATGTTAATGCTGCCGTTTATGGCTATAAGTCAAGAGAGTAATTTTGGAAATTGGCTCATCTATATAGGAAATAAAAAGTTAAATAATAATTGGAACATTCATAACGAAATTCAATATAGAAATTATGATGCTATTGGAGATTTAGAGCAATTACTCTTAAGAACAGGACTAGGTTATACTTTTAATGAAGGTAAAAATAATGCTTTATTAGGCTATGGTTACATTTCTTCTAAAAATTATATTGGAGACACAGATGATAAGTTAACGGTAAATGAACACCGAATCTTCCAGCAATTAACATCCAAGCAAAAGGTTGGAATTGTAGGGTTAAACCATCGTTATCGATTTGAACAACGATTTGTTGAGAGCGATTTTAAAATGCGTTTCCGTTATTTTTTAGGTGTTACCGTTCCATTAAATAAAAAAGTGATAGAAGCTAAATCAATTTATGCATCAGTTTATAATGAAATTTTTTTAAATACGAAATCATCTATTTTTGATAGAAATAGGGTATATGCAGGTATTGGGTATAAGTTGAATAATTCGGTTCGATTAGAAGCTGGATATATGAATCAATTTTTTGAAACCTCAAGTAGAGATCAATTTAATATAATTTCATTTATTAATTTTTAA
- a CDS encoding YraN family protein, protein MAQHNELGKEGEQLAINYLQKKGYKILDKNWRYLKAEVDIIAQKNNTLAVIEVKTRTSDFFGNPQDFVNPKKIKLMVSAINEYVTSKDLDVEVRFDIIAILKNKNETKIEHLEDAFLYF, encoded by the coding sequence ATGGCTCAACACAACGAATTAGGGAAAGAAGGAGAGCAACTGGCAATTAATTACTTACAGAAAAAGGGATACAAAATTCTAGATAAAAACTGGCGTTATTTAAAAGCAGAAGTTGATATAATTGCTCAAAAAAATAATACGCTTGCAGTTATTGAGGTAAAAACTCGAACTTCCGATTTTTTTGGAAATCCTCAAGATTTTGTAAATCCTAAAAAGATTAAATTAATGGTTTCTGCAATTAATGAATATGTTACTTCTAAAGATTTAGATGTTGAAGTTCGATTTGATATTATTGCTATTCTTAAAAATAAAAACGAAACAAAAATTGAGCATTTAGAAGATGCATTTTTATATTTTTAA
- a CDS encoding SulP family inorganic anion transporter, protein MKKLFTNLKGDLFGGITAGIVALPLALAFGVSSGLGPSAGLYGAIFISFFAALFGGTNTQISGPTAPMTAVSMVIIAGIIATNDGDVEKALPAILTVFLLAGLMQIGLGLMGLGKYIRYIPYPVVSGFMTAIGVIILVTQILPTLGYYPKEDVEYVNQFKPAAEEAILENILKEEAAEDILVLEDFKETISRAEKITEADILKESQTLAAKNASGVLGALKVLPRAIKNINWLEVILALGTIFIIYGFKRITTKVPSTLVALIVMSAIAILAKLDYRPIPQIPEGLPQFKTEIFSNFNLGSIQPYIFTALALSLLGAIDSLLTSIVADNMTKTKHKPNKELIGQGIGNSIASMFGGIPGAGATIRTVVNINSGGKTKLSGMVAGILLFVILLAIAPLASKIPAAVLAGILITVGIGVMDYKGLKAIPFLPKDIKLGPIKLSSEVLIMLIVLVLSSFWDLVYAVGIGLVIASLMFMKKIGDLTAERSDVKSLKEEAWEDEGSFPKNLKEEVFIKHIKGPLFFGSTSNFQALALQIPDTASTVVMRLDRMQYMDQSGLYAMEDMLQDLKKKEVNVLYVGLLNQPRYMMERIDIIPDFIPNEHIFENFDDCMNWIKENIEDKF, encoded by the coding sequence ATGAAAAAATTATTCACTAATTTAAAAGGAGATTTATTTGGAGGTATTACTGCCGGAATTGTGGCTTTGCCTTTGGCGCTAGCATTTGGAGTGTCTTCGGGATTAGGTCCAAGTGCAGGGTTGTATGGAGCTATTTTCATTAGTTTTTTTGCAGCATTATTTGGAGGAACAAACACCCAGATTTCTGGACCTACTGCACCAATGACTGCGGTAAGTATGGTAATCATTGCAGGTATAATTGCTACTAATGATGGAGACGTTGAAAAAGCACTTCCAGCAATTTTAACTGTATTTCTTTTAGCTGGCCTCATGCAAATAGGTTTAGGTTTAATGGGCCTTGGTAAGTATATACGCTATATACCTTACCCTGTAGTTTCAGGGTTTATGACTGCAATTGGAGTTATAATTTTAGTAACTCAAATTTTACCAACTTTGGGTTATTACCCAAAAGAAGATGTTGAATATGTGAATCAGTTTAAACCTGCAGCAGAAGAAGCTATACTTGAAAACATCCTTAAAGAAGAAGCCGCTGAAGATATATTAGTTCTTGAAGATTTTAAAGAAACTATTTCAAGGGCAGAAAAAATAACTGAAGCTGACATTTTAAAAGAGTCTCAAACACTTGCCGCTAAAAACGCTTCAGGTGTGTTAGGAGCATTAAAAGTATTGCCAAGAGCAATTAAAAATATTAATTGGCTTGAAGTGATATTAGCTTTAGGTACAATTTTTATTATTTATGGATTTAAACGTATTACAACAAAAGTGCCAAGTACATTAGTGGCACTTATAGTAATGTCAGCTATAGCTATTTTGGCAAAATTAGATTATAGACCCATTCCACAAATTCCTGAAGGACTTCCACAATTCAAGACTGAAATTTTTTCAAACTTTAATCTAGGAAGTATACAGCCTTACATTTTTACTGCTTTAGCACTGTCATTATTAGGAGCAATTGATTCTTTATTAACTAGTATAGTTGCAGATAATATGACAAAAACTAAACATAAGCCAAATAAGGAATTGATAGGTCAAGGAATTGGAAATAGTATTGCTTCAATGTTCGGAGGTATTCCAGGAGCAGGAGCAACAATCCGTACAGTTGTAAACATCAATTCTGGTGGAAAAACAAAACTGTCTGGTATGGTTGCAGGTATTTTACTATTTGTAATTCTTTTAGCAATTGCACCTTTGGCATCTAAAATACCAGCAGCAGTATTAGCAGGTATTTTAATAACAGTTGGTATAGGAGTTATGGACTATAAAGGTCTAAAAGCGATTCCATTTTTACCAAAAGATATTAAATTAGGACCTATTAAATTAAGTTCCGAAGTGTTGATAATGCTTATAGTTTTAGTACTGTCATCTTTCTGGGATTTGGTTTATGCGGTTGGAATTGGTTTAGTAATAGCATCTTTAATGTTTATGAAAAAAATTGGTGATTTAACTGCTGAGCGAAGTGATGTTAAATCATTAAAAGAGGAAGCTTGGGAAGATGAAGGAAGTTTTCCTAAAAATCTAAAGGAAGAGGTTTTTATTAAACATATAAAGGGGCCATTGTTTTTTGGATCAACTAGTAATTTTCAAGCATTAGCGCTACAAATTCCTGATACTGCATCTACAGTAGTTATGAGATTAGATCGTATGCAATATATGGATCAATCTGGTTTATATGCAATGGAAGATATGCTTCAAGATTTGAAGAAAAAAGAGGTTAATGTACTATATGTAGGCCTATTAAACCAACCTAGATATATGATGGAACGTATTGATATTATTCCTGATTTCATTCCAAATGAACACATTTTTGAAAATTTTGATGATTGTATGAATTGGATAAAAGAAAATATAGAAGATAAATTTTGA
- a CDS encoding tetratricopeptide repeat protein: MKQILIITFLVFSAFGFSQSADSLFVQANELYKNENYTEAIEVYKKIEETKVHSDELYFNMANSYYKLNKVAPSIYYYEKALKLNPSNSDAKTNLTFAKKMSIDAIESMPKTIFQKFSESIIYKLSYNSWAWAAVVFSFLGALLFLLYHFAYSSGKKLLYFNTSIISALFLIVSVVFAFQAYTHTVNTKSAIIFKQTSDVKNAPTLNSDTVFELHEGTKVLVLDAIDDWNKIKLADGKIGWIISDDIKLLN; encoded by the coding sequence ATGAAGCAAATATTAATTATAACATTTTTAGTTTTTTCTGCATTTGGGTTTAGCCAATCAGCAGACAGTTTATTTGTGCAAGCAAATGAGTTGTATAAAAACGAAAATTATACTGAAGCAATTGAAGTCTATAAAAAAATAGAAGAAACTAAAGTGCATTCAGATGAATTGTATTTTAATATGGCTAATAGTTATTATAAGTTAAATAAAGTAGCTCCTTCAATTTATTATTATGAAAAGGCACTGAAACTAAACCCTTCAAATAGTGATGCAAAGACCAATCTCACTTTTGCAAAAAAAATGTCTATTGATGCTATTGAATCAATGCCAAAAACAATTTTTCAAAAATTTTCAGAGAGTATAATTTATAAACTTTCTTATAATTCTTGGGCATGGGCAGCAGTTGTGTTCTCATTTTTGGGAGCATTATTATTTTTGTTATATCATTTTGCGTATTCATCCGGAAAGAAATTACTCTACTTTAATACAAGTATTATAAGCGCATTATTCCTTATAGTCTCTGTGGTATTTGCTTTTCAAGCATATACGCATACAGTAAATACCAAATCAGCAATTATTTTTAAACAAACAAGCGACGTTAAGAATGCACCAACTCTTAATAGTGATACTGTTTTTGAATTGCATGAAGGAACAAAAGTATTAGTACTTGATGCAATTGATGATTGGAATAAAATCAAATTAGCCGATGGCAAAATAGGCTGGATAATTTCTGATGATATAAAATTGTTAAACTAA
- a CDS encoding carbonic anhydrase family protein produces MAFIKTAITKEAQDNLTPKGVLNDLLEGNERFVNNTTNQVDNSALIGQTTTGQYPKAVILSCIDSRVPVETVFDQAIGDIFVARVAGNFENIDILGSMEYSCKVAGSKLVLVLGHESCGAVKAACDGVELGNITEMLEKIIPAVKKSSEEVEGVADSSNKDFVAKTVENNVVMTIERIREKSPILNEMEQNGEIEIVGGVYSLATGKVNMI; encoded by the coding sequence ATGGCATTTATAAAAACAGCAATAACAAAAGAAGCACAAGACAATTTAACTCCAAAAGGAGTGTTAAACGATTTATTAGAAGGTAATGAAAGGTTTGTTAATAACACAACTAACCAAGTAGATAATAGTGCATTAATTGGTCAAACTACTACAGGTCAATATCCAAAAGCGGTAATCCTATCTTGTATTGATTCAAGAGTGCCAGTAGAAACTGTATTTGATCAAGCAATTGGTGATATTTTTGTTGCTAGAGTTGCAGGTAATTTTGAAAATATAGATATTCTAGGAAGCATGGAGTATTCTTGTAAAGTAGCAGGAAGCAAATTAGTTTTAGTATTAGGTCATGAAAGTTGTGGAGCAGTAAAAGCAGCTTGTGATGGTGTTGAATTAGGAAACATTACAGAAATGTTAGAAAAAATTATTCCTGCAGTAAAAAAATCTTCTGAAGAAGTTGAAGGTGTTGCAGATTCATCTAACAAAGACTTTGTCGCTAAAACAGTAGAAAACAATGTAGTCATGACTATTGAGAGAATTCGTGAAAAAAGCCCAATTCTTAATGAAATGGAACAAAATGGAGAAATTGAAATAGTTGGTGGAGTGTATAGTTTAGCTACAGGAAAAGTGAATATGATCTAA
- a CDS encoding TlpA family protein disulfide reductase has translation MIKQSILLFIVFLFVPFQYVNAQVSKGDSAPNFKLYALDGSVNTLETYKNKVIVIKMWFKECTPCLQEIPKVNQLAEKYEGRSDIVFIAPSPNSKSTLIKFSEAVHFNYAIMSGSYEMLKLYNSSKRYPTHAIIDKKGIISFIYQGTSANIDAILDEQIQKLL, from the coding sequence TTGATAAAGCAAAGTATACTTTTATTTATAGTTTTTTTATTTGTGCCATTTCAATATGTAAATGCACAAGTATCTAAAGGTGATTCTGCACCAAATTTCAAATTATATGCTTTAGATGGTTCAGTAAATACTCTTGAAACCTATAAAAATAAAGTAATAGTAATAAAAATGTGGTTTAAAGAATGCACTCCATGTTTACAAGAGATACCCAAAGTCAATCAATTAGCAGAAAAATATGAAGGTAGAAGTGATATAGTATTTATAGCGCCTTCACCAAATAGTAAAAGTACTTTAATCAAATTTTCTGAAGCCGTTCATTTCAATTATGCTATTATGTCAGGATCTTACGAAATGTTAAAGTTATACAATTCATCTAAACGTTATCCTACTCATGCTATAATAGATAAAAAAGGGATTATTTCTTTTATTTATCAAGGGACTTCGGCAAATATTGATGCTATTTTAGACGAACAGATTCAAAAACTACTTTAG
- a CDS encoding TlpA family protein disulfide reductase, which produces MIKKIVILLFLVGFSMNAQDTIRVKLDPDNGYKRLMMYKIIGAKQRYISFAEMDEGKFNLIVPKDSGKGIYRLFFDVNNNGYFDFIYNNEPVSMSFNPSSPEYSAQFEESDENKIYQSYLNSSELLQAKIDSVQIAYFTSKEKETLEKKYKERVQNLSDLQSYFEKESEGKMANSFVKANKKYNNLDLFATPQEYLEVLDSHFFDYVDFENKDLMNSSLLVDKVMEYVFYLNDSDDPDLHLKLRQESVNNAMAKIGGNNYIKSEILSSLLYAFAGQEELKMVNYIKEGYYNQLPDEFKDAKFISTINGMMKTATGNNAPEITWKDGNKTMKLSELDSANQYLITFWSTTCSHCLNDIPKLYEFTKDLEGVKVIAIALEEDKFGFEYHTQDLPNWINVLAMNKWENEIAQSYDIHATPSYFILDKDKVIIAKPEDLEDVEAYFTIE; this is translated from the coding sequence ATGATAAAAAAAATTGTTATCCTTTTGTTTTTGGTTGGTTTTTCAATGAATGCACAGGATACTATTCGAGTGAAGTTAGATCCCGATAATGGTTATAAAAGATTGATGATGTATAAAATCATTGGGGCTAAACAACGATATATTTCTTTTGCCGAAATGGATGAGGGTAAATTTAATCTTATAGTCCCTAAAGATAGCGGAAAAGGTATTTATCGTTTATTTTTTGATGTAAACAATAATGGGTATTTTGATTTCATCTATAATAATGAACCAGTATCTATGAGTTTTAATCCAAGTTCACCTGAATATTCAGCCCAATTTGAAGAGTCAGATGAAAACAAGATATATCAATCATATTTGAATTCATCAGAATTATTACAAGCAAAAATTGATTCTGTTCAAATAGCTTATTTTACTTCAAAAGAAAAAGAAACTCTCGAAAAAAAATATAAAGAAAGAGTTCAAAACTTATCTGATTTACAGAGTTATTTTGAAAAAGAATCTGAAGGTAAAATGGCAAATTCATTTGTAAAAGCTAATAAAAAATATAATAATTTAGATTTATTTGCTACACCACAAGAGTATTTAGAAGTTTTAGATTCACACTTTTTTGATTATGTAGATTTTGAAAACAAAGACCTTATGAATTCTTCTTTATTGGTTGATAAAGTGATGGAGTATGTGTTTTATTTAAATGATTCTGACGACCCAGATTTACATTTAAAGTTAAGACAAGAGTCAGTTAATAATGCAATGGCCAAAATAGGAGGTAATAATTATATTAAAAGTGAAATTTTAAGTTCATTATTATATGCATTTGCAGGGCAAGAAGAACTAAAAATGGTAAATTATATTAAAGAGGGTTATTACAATCAATTACCTGATGAATTTAAAGATGCCAAGTTTATTTCAACCATTAATGGTATGATGAAAACTGCCACCGGAAATAATGCTCCAGAAATTACTTGGAAGGATGGAAATAAGACAATGAAATTATCAGAATTAGATAGTGCAAATCAATATTTGATTACTTTTTGGAGCACTACATGTTCACATTGTTTAAATGATATTCCAAAATTATATGAGTTTACTAAAGATTTAGAAGGAGTAAAAGTTATTGCTATTGCATTAGAAGAAGATAAGTTTGGATTTGAATACCATACTCAAGATTTACCAAATTGGATAAACGTATTGGCAATGAATAAATGGGAAAATGAGATTGCACAGAGTTATGATATACACGCAACACCAAGTTATTTTATTTTAGATAAGGATAAAGTTATTATTGCAAAACCAGAAGACTTGGAAGATGTTGAGGCTTATTTTACAATTGAATAA
- a CDS encoding CvpA family protein, which yields MNTFDIILLGLLLFGFIRGLMKGLFVEMASLVSLLAGVYGAIHFSYFVGNFLENRVDWEEKYISIVAFAITFIIIVVVIALLGKLFTKIADFASLGIINKILGGVFGALKIGLILSVLLIVFDKLNSTIPFINKENTEDSVLYKPVKNLAPMVFPNFLKVEESE from the coding sequence ATGAATACTTTTGACATTATACTTCTTGGGCTTTTATTATTTGGATTTATTCGTGGTTTAATGAAAGGGCTTTTTGTTGAAATGGCTTCTTTGGTCTCGCTTTTGGCTGGAGTATATGGAGCGATTCATTTTTCTTATTTTGTTGGAAATTTCCTTGAAAACAGGGTAGATTGGGAAGAAAAATATATTTCAATTGTAGCGTTTGCAATTACTTTTATAATCATTGTCGTAGTTATAGCACTTTTAGGAAAATTATTTACCAAAATTGCTGATTTCGCTTCATTAGGAATTATAAATAAAATTTTAGGTGGTGTTTTTGGTGCATTGAAAATTGGTTTAATCCTTAGTGTTTTGCTAATCGTTTTTGATAAATTAAATAGCACTATTCCATTTATAAATAAAGAAAATACGGAAGACTCCGTTTTATATAAACCAGTTAAAAATTTGGCACCAATGGTTTTTCCAAATTTTTTAAAGGTTGAAGAATCTGAATAA
- a CDS encoding SulP family inorganic anion transporter has product MLKYIKNDLPASIVVFFVALPLCLGIALASGAPLFSGLIAGIIGGIVVGSISGSKIGVSGPAAGLAAIVFAAIASLGYQNFLVAVVIAGVIQILFGVLKLGIIGYYFPSSVIKGMLTGIGIIIILKQIPYFVGYIPSKGEGTFTPIYNSLMNISLPNTMIALIGLGILLLWDKVLTKKHKIFSLIQGPLVAVIVGIIFYVLFKNNTSLAIESKNLVSVPIPEDVSSFLGQFSFPNFSEITNPKIWIVAFTIALVASLETLLCVEATDKLDPAKNVTPTNRELFAQGSGNILSGLIGGLPITQVIVRSSANIQSGGKSKMSAIIHGFFLLISVILIPRLLNKIPLSVLAAVLLIVGYKLAKPALFKTMYNLGWKQSIPFTVTVLGIVFIDLLWGIGLGLAVGIVVILIKSYQNSHFLHIEDKSNGKHKIKMTLAEEVTFFNKGAILKELDSLPIDTYLEINLIKTRYLDNDIIEILEDFLIKAKERNIDIKLVSKRGIAENPSSFVEFFNERPKSELSLS; this is encoded by the coding sequence ATGTTAAAATATATTAAAAACGACTTGCCGGCGAGTATAGTTGTATTTTTTGTTGCATTACCATTATGTTTAGGTATTGCATTAGCAAGTGGAGCCCCACTTTTTTCAGGATTAATTGCAGGAATTATTGGAGGAATTGTAGTAGGTTCAATTAGTGGTTCAAAAATAGGGGTTAGTGGCCCTGCAGCGGGATTAGCAGCAATAGTATTTGCTGCAATTGCATCTTTAGGATATCAAAACTTTTTAGTTGCCGTAGTTATAGCCGGTGTAATTCAAATACTTTTTGGAGTATTAAAATTGGGGATCATAGGATATTATTTTCCTTCTTCAGTAATTAAAGGAATGTTAACAGGTATTGGTATTATTATTATTTTAAAACAAATACCTTATTTTGTTGGATATATCCCATCTAAAGGTGAAGGTACTTTTACACCTATTTACAATTCTCTTATGAATATTAGTTTGCCAAATACAATGATTGCCTTAATAGGTTTGGGTATTTTATTGCTTTGGGATAAAGTTTTAACTAAAAAACATAAAATTTTTAGTTTAATTCAAGGACCACTAGTAGCAGTAATTGTTGGTATTATTTTCTACGTATTATTTAAGAACAATACAAGCTTAGCAATAGAAAGTAAAAATTTAGTAAGTGTACCAATACCAGAAGATGTTTCATCATTTTTGGGCCAATTTAGTTTTCCTAACTTTAGTGAAATAACAAATCCTAAAATTTGGATTGTAGCTTTCACAATTGCATTGGTAGCTAGTTTAGAGACTTTACTTTGTGTAGAAGCCACTGACAAGCTAGATCCAGCAAAAAATGTAACACCAACTAATCGCGAATTATTTGCTCAAGGATCAGGTAATATACTTTCAGGTTTAATAGGAGGTTTGCCAATTACTCAAGTAATTGTTCGTAGTTCTGCTAATATTCAATCAGGAGGTAAAAGTAAAATGTCTGCAATTATTCACGGATTTTTCTTGTTAATTTCAGTTATATTAATACCAAGATTATTAAATAAAATACCATTATCTGTATTAGCGGCTGTTTTATTAATTGTTGGTTATAAACTAGCCAAACCAGCATTATTTAAAACAATGTATAATTTAGGATGGAAACAATCTATTCCATTTACAGTTACAGTTTTAGGTATTGTATTTATCGACTTATTATGGGGAATTGGATTAGGATTAGCAGTTGGTATTGTGGTAATATTGATTAAAAGTTATCAAAACTCACATTTCTTACATATAGAAGATAAAAGTAATGGTAAGCATAAAATTAAAATGACACTTGCCGAAGAAGTTACTTTCTTTAATAAAGGAGCTATTCTTAAAGAATTGGATAGTTTACCTATTGATACCTATTTAGAAATAAATCTTATAAAGACAAGATATTTAGATAATGATATCATTGAGATTCTTGAAGATTTTTTAATTAAAGCAAAGGAAAGAAATATAGATATTAAACTAGTATCAAAAAGAGGAATTGCAGAAAATCCTTCAAGTTTTGTAGAATTCTTTAATGAAAGACCTAAGTCTGAATTAAGTTTAAGTTAA
- a CDS encoding SDR family oxidoreductase produces MTLKDKVIWITGASSGIGKSLAIELSKLDTKLILSSRKKNILEEVKQLCEHPENVKIVTLDLEDYMNFSKIVEEAITAFGKIDILVNNGGISQRALAIDTNITTDKKIMDINYMGTMALTKTLLPHFIKNNSGHFVTVTSVVGKVATPVRSSYSASKHALHGFFDSLRAEVYKNNISVTLICPGYVRTNISMNAVIGDGSKQNKMDTATDKGISPDVFAKKMIRVIEKRKNEVTIGGTKEIGSVILKRLSPKLLAKLVRKVNVT; encoded by the coding sequence ATGACGCTTAAAGACAAGGTTATATGGATCACTGGAGCCTCATCTGGGATTGGTAAATCCTTAGCCATTGAACTTTCTAAATTAGACACAAAATTAATTCTTTCGTCACGTAAAAAAAACATTTTGGAAGAAGTAAAGCAATTATGTGAACATCCAGAAAATGTTAAAATCGTGACTTTAGATTTAGAAGACTATATGAATTTTTCAAAAATTGTTGAAGAGGCTATTACTGCTTTTGGAAAAATTGACATTCTTGTCAATAATGGAGGAATAAGTCAACGTGCTCTTGCAATTGATACCAACATTACAACCGATAAAAAAATAATGGATATCAATTATATGGGTACAATGGCACTAACCAAAACTCTCCTACCCCATTTTATCAAAAATAATTCTGGTCATTTTGTAACCGTAACTAGTGTTGTTGGTAAAGTTGCAACTCCAGTGCGCTCGTCATACTCGGCGTCAAAACATGCTTTACATGGTTTTTTTGATAGCCTTCGAGCTGAAGTTTATAAGAATAATATTTCTGTCACATTAATTTGTCCTGGATATGTACGGACAAATATTTCAATGAATGCTGTTATTGGAGATGGTAGCAAACAAAATAAAATGGATACTGCTACTGATAAAGGAATTTCTCCTGATGTATTTGCCAAAAAAATGATTCGTGTTATAGAAAAAAGAAAAAATGAAGTAACTATTGGTGGCACTAAAGAAATTGGAAGTGTTATTTTAAAACGTTTATCTCCAAAGTTATTGGCGAAATTAGTAAGAAAAGTGAATGTTACTTGA
- a CDS encoding universal stress protein encodes MKNKKILVLSDLKKSTNKVLKNSVGLAKMVQGDIQFFHVTKPIEVVEQDNQLSAIRSINETQNSLKNKIEDSIKNITDNHGITIKYKFTIGNIKNEIGKYIEEVKPDIIVLGKRKPISFIGDNITGFILEKFKGIILITGDKSTLEPNENLSLGMLNANQNDLNFDLIENLISHSKKPLKSFNIVKNLKEFNKTYNDDSKKEILNYVFEENSNSIKNVSNFISKSDVNLLCFDRSDKTKRDINYTSVNKVIKNTDVSLLLTQ; translated from the coding sequence ATGAAAAATAAAAAAATATTAGTGCTTTCAGACTTAAAAAAGTCAACAAATAAAGTGCTCAAAAACTCAGTCGGATTAGCAAAAATGGTTCAAGGAGATATTCAATTTTTTCATGTTACCAAACCTATTGAAGTCGTTGAACAAGACAATCAATTATCTGCAATTAGGTCAATTAATGAAACCCAAAATTCACTTAAAAATAAGATAGAAGATTCTATTAAAAATATAACAGATAATCATGGAATAACTATAAAATATAAATTTACTATAGGAAATATTAAAAATGAAATTGGTAAATATATTGAAGAGGTGAAGCCAGATATAATTGTTTTGGGAAAAAGAAAACCTATTAGTTTTATTGGTGATAACATAACAGGATTTATTTTAGAAAAGTTTAAAGGTATAATTTTAATAACTGGAGACAAAAGCACTTTAGAACCAAATGAAAATTTATCTTTAGGGATGTTAAATGCCAATCAAAATGATTTAAATTTTGATTTAATAGAAAATTTAATATCACATTCCAAAAAACCTCTTAAATCATTTAATATAGTTAAAAATTTAAAAGAATTTAATAAAACTTACAACGATGATTCAAAAAAGGAAATATTAAATTATGTTTTTGAAGAAAATAGTAATTCAATAAAAAATGTATCAAATTTTATATCCAAGAGTGATGTTAATTTACTATGTTTTGATAGGTCAGATAAAACAAAAAGAGACATTAATTATACAAGTGTTAATAAAGTGATAAAAAATACAGATGTATCACTTTTATTAACTCAATAA